A single region of the Tigriopus californicus strain San Diego chromosome 8, Tcal_SD_v2.1, whole genome shotgun sequence genome encodes:
- the LOC131885151 gene encoding uncharacterized protein LOC131885151: MMGHLNHPNMLVSVRHILFQYLFHSCWVQAWGSQLYLSPIHCGNGTQLGLEILRFERGMELSRICSNLQVNLLDTPTGYGFTFSVYYATMTGLPWPDNVNGTPGFTLLGDMALNGQVLSLGALKVPDDAPCGSAEITVIMKDNTETFLDYSARLGHLNCSRPSDLDLALVVTNTNSTGTNETVLLEPGEINPLRSLGISSIQVVAENGDHFESTSYLSAFPVFIGIYNDWHLVNQNSTNVPMNQILAEIKTNFTLANATKRMYFITHSDLLHTGTVYGASVKTTGKLPNITRSSGLELDLEATRIPSKSRYLDTRCMNPFLVVILDPFHEIPDMNRSNNIAVFPISQDCNSSLAWDHMMEMEESNCLALPDYLTQGDNALLRNGPMETHSQIEYIGRKDGFRRLDQHFVSRVTSLQRANIQTKMVVHDVRNNCDAVRSITNAMEGSNTSIFNQVEKTLESIVTSFENTNQDRQADKNNLTQALNTMLDTMNVILETPNLKNKLTDTVISALGGRQFHMSPRHHTRHRRQADNNSDESPPIADYPEHGMGDRMTPALMLAFGAQALVIEGEEFHDLNLVTELSKCIRMMIWTPEQSPEGELCSSMPLELRSSWANVVSNIMKQQFITLPNEMESFEVLMDELERYDWSTYASRLALPLDMDTLNEVLGHVAEAMERAIESLEEQDVNAVVFFQALKGYLDGMENEAKQEVLTLAQRIQGEAIKQKRIRGMSGQKPSHMEICELILGQTLSRNVKLETDMGTTSGQMGQDSMPSPSNQVSPVVWRTDGKTKSLLRGEYNPFLGQWLWNRIAKCSCEHEVRSGCPALPPMSNDEGPNHHPGYVSNEDSWNDPGRFDFDLGGKGPNRDQKDRDQNNPQNSWGSDQGHIDPWNSNDDETDDSNEDSVPGNESNNRNRNRNRNRNRNRGQSGRDRDNPNETVNEDEDIESDPRPPSRSNQRPRNRRRNN; the protein is encoded by the exons TACTTGTTCCATTCCTGTTGGGTTCAAGCTTGGGGTTCCCAATTGTATCTGAGCCCAATTCACTGTGGAAACGGCACCCAGCTTGGCCTCGAGATTCTGCGTTTTGAAAGGGGCATGGAACTATCTCGGATCTGTTCCAATCTTCAAGTCAACTTACTGGACACACCCACAGGCTATGGATTCACATTCTCAGTCTATTACGCTACAATGACGGGGTTGCCATGGCCAGACAACGTTAACGGAACCCCAGGTTTCACCCTTTTGGGTGATATGGCTTTGAACGGCCAGGTTCTGTCTTTGGGGGCACTCAAAGTTCCCGACGACGCCCCCTGTGGAAGTGCAGAGATCACCGTGATAATGAAGGATAATACCGAGACCTTTTTAGACTATAGTGCCAGGCTTGGTCATTTGAATTGCTCTAGACCCTCCGATTTGGACCTTGCTTTGGTGGTAACTAACACGAATTCAACTGGGACGAATGAGACCGTATTGCTTGAACCCGGCGAAATCAACCCACTTCGCTCATTAGGCATTAGTTCCATCCAGGTcgtggcagaaaatggagaTCATTTCGAGTCCACCTCGTACTTGTCAGCGTTTCCGGTGTTCATTGGAATTTACAATGATTGGCATCTTGTGAATCAAAATTCCACTAATGTCCCTATGAATCAG ATTTTGGCAGAGATAAAAACCAACTTCACTCTAGCCAATGCAACCAAAAGGATGTATTTCATTACTCACAGCGACCTTCTTCATACGGGAACCGTCTATGGTGCGTCTGTGAAAACAACCGGCAAATTGCCCAATATCACTAGATCCTCGGGTCTTGAATTGGATCTTGAAGCGACTAGAATCCCCTCAAAGAGCCGGTACTTGGATACACGTTGCATGAACCCGTTCCTCGTGGTAATCCTGGATCCTTTCCACGAGATTCCTGACATGAACCGGTCGAACAACATTGCGGTATTCCCAATATCACAAGATTGCAACTCGTCTTTGGCGTGGGATCATATGATGGAGATGGAGGAGTCGAACTGTTTAGCTCTGCCTGATTACTTAACGCAAG GGGACAATGCTCTTCTGCGAAATGGTCCCATGGAAACGCATAGTCAAATCGAATATATTGGTCGAAAGGACGGCTTCCGACGCCTCgatcaacattttgtcagcagGGTAACATCTCTTCAGAGAGCAAACATACAGACAAAAATGGTGGTCCATGATGTACGCAATAATTGCGATGCCGTTCGATCCATCACCAACGCCATGGAAGGCTCTAATACGTCCATATTCAACCAAGTCGAAAAAACGCTCGAGTCAATCGTGACCAGTTTTGAAAACACGAACCAAGACCGCCAAGCTGACAAGAACAATTTGACTCAAGCTCTCAATACGATGCTGGACACCATGAACGTGATTCTCGAGACTCCCAATCTCAAGAACAAATTAACTGATACCGTAATTAGCGCTCTCGGAGGAAGGCAATTTCATATGAGCCCTAGGCATCATACTCGACATCGCCGTCAAGCTGATAATAACTCGGACGAGTCTCCTCCAATAGCGGATTATCCTGAGCATGGCATGGGGGATAGGATGACTCCAGCTCTGATGTTAGCCTTTGGGGCTCAGGCCTTAGTCATTGAAGGTGAGGAATTCCATGATTTGAACCTCGTCACTGAGCTCTCGAAATGCATTCGGATGATGATTTGGACCCCTGAGCAGAGTCCCGAGGGCGAGCTGTGCTCTTCGATGCCGCTGGAGCTGCGTTCCTCGTGGGCAAATGTGGTGTCCAACATTATGAAACAGCAATTCATCACCCTGCCAAACGAAATGGAAAGCTTTGAAGTATTGATGGATGAGTTGGAGCGTTACGATTGGAGTACCTATGCCTCACGATTAGCGCTACCATTGGATATGGACACGTTGAATGAAGTGCTGGGCCACGTGGCAGAGGCCATGGAAAGGGCTATTGAATCCCTGGAAGAGCAAGATGTGAATGCTGTTGTCTTTTTTCAAGCTTTAAAGGGTTATCTagatggaatggaaaatgaagcGAAGCAAGAAGTATTGACTTTGGCCCAGCGCATTCAAG GAGAAGCCATCAAGCAGAAGCGAATCCGAGGCATGAGCGGACAAAAACCATCCCACATGGAGATTTGCGAACTAATCTTGGGACAAACCCTCTCACGGAATGTCAAGTTGGAAACGGATATGGGAACCACTAGTGGTCAAATGGGTCAAGATTCAATGCCCAGTCCGTCAAATCAAGTCAGCCCAGTCGTTTGGAGAACGGATGGAAAAACGAAATCGCTCTTGAGAGGCGAGTACAATCCCTTTCTCGGGCAATGGCTTTGGAATCGGATAGCAAAATGCTCCTGTGAGCATGAAGTTCGATCTGGGTGTCCAGCCCTCCCTCCCATGAGCAACGATGAGGGGCCTAATCATCATCCTGGTTACGTTTCTAATGAAGACTCGTGGAATGATCCCGGAAGGTTTGACTTTGACCTGGGTGGCAAGGGACCCAACCGCGACCAAAAGGATCGGGATCAAAACAACCCACAAAATTCTTGGGGCAGCGACCAGGGTCATATTGATCCATGGAATTCGAATGATGACGAAACGGATGATTCCAACGAAGATTCAGTGCCaggaaatgaatcaaataatAGAAATAGGAACAGGAACAGGAATCGAAACCGAAATAGAGGCCAAAGCGGTCGGGATCGGGATAATCCTAATGAAACTgtaaatgaagatgaagatatTGAAAGTGATCCGCGTCCCCCAAGCCGATCAAACCAACGACCACGAAATAGGCGGAGAAACAATTGA
- the LOC131884515 gene encoding transient receptor potential cation channel protein painless-like, giving the protein MERIPLMATNNPNKVCAQLSCQDAQSGALEALKRNDLTLFSSVLAEECNLDDAIFQRGSLSDDEKKRFLLPLDHWINQPILEEGEKTLLQVAVHHQNVDFTRTLLACGARANLFNDDLDNAPIHNAVDIGSLEHVVALLENPFNKADPNITVQPSGRTAVHLAVEQGRLDILERLLQEPNINVNAKDNQGQNTPLFLAAKKKNGEAVKLLLEHGASLTDLVGNRSVKTAIRDNLPYFDISQVIVKEKVRENTLDYLQEMLERRDLAYFKAVLHFLDPSEVSRQSVKGFTILQRACIEGLDDYVQVLLSAGVGSNLATTENNWRPVLLAAARGHYDVLEVFKRFNQKAMNRQPLTNFGVWTTDTRETILHLILKKSFRRNLQGISPTLDEINHWDDKYTKSLEVLLEDTPPSLRRQLELVINKKDKMGNSPIHYAVQYWPQDIVRQLMQVGANIGQRNWRGEIPLHKIDPQTLANFLDEDCVTCPEGKDPTTHDDFSVTFHYDFLAPPIPEEHLEQWDDEKQIALEKEALPETDTIWFISQSPAHRHLIKHPVITSFLWLKWQRIRRFFNRNMRFYAFFVIALTWYVFARFGGHSLQLRGPIGSSKSELGINGNSPPQFCSAIGWAERSYGDFWYILFAIHCVIQLILISRDWTRDLRCSSCSKWVLSVLSSWPEIVIVGLIIVTLWMSIGALWLVLTLLLGLLILRESFQMASSMKRYFLCLENWIELSLITLVGVIMFIPDSVMSSQMEESCDIKRHMGAVALLLAWAELITMVGRHPRLARYNIFVTMFYKVLKTFFYFLTWYSFFLVAFGLGFYIMLHQDTNRESGTSSAEHGDEAYAFFNSPWLALVKTSTMFVGEIEFSDIPINLEGPLAPVGYLFLLAFVFLIVVVLMNLLNGLAVSDTGAIQEEAEIVGYISRVETISYAESILLGDPFDFLSQWAPISWVEKCPSGTLIHSLYSSCPALKRLSHKLTGATGILLFFSYLTTKEETFPLRKRPQDSRDDEAGCRSSCCHQEDGNYEDVLSAARNILIERVGQASSSRQSDDPMVWKKILDKQDLLVRLIEKQSEEVKHLRNLIKLSDTTGSTF; this is encoded by the exons ATGGAGCGAATCCCACTGATGGCGACCAACAACCCAAATAAAGTGTGTGCTCAACTTAGTTGCCAAGACGCCCAG TCCGGGGCACTCGAAGCCTTGAAACGAAATGACTTGACACTATTTTCTTCAGTGCTGGCAGAAGAATGCAACCTGGACGACGCCATTTTCCAACGTGGCTCCTTGTCCGATGATGAGAAGAAACGATTCCTTCTGCCCTTGGATCATTGGATCAACCAACCCATTTTGGaagaaggggaaaaaactCTCCTCCAGGTGGCAGTGCATCACCAAAATGTCGACTTTACTCGAACGCTTCTGGCCTGTGGAGCCCGAGCGAATCTCTTCAACGATGACTTGGACAACGCTCCAATTCACAATGCGGTTGACATTGGATCGTTGGAGCATGTGGTGGCGCTTTTGGAAAATCCATTTAATAAAGCGGATCCGAACATTACTGTCCAGCCATCGGGAAGGACAGCCGTCCATCTGGCCGTGGAACAAGGCAGACTGGATATTTTGGAACGTCTTCTTCAAGAACCGAACATTAATGTGAATGCCAAAGACAACCAGGGGCAAAATACGCCATTGTTCTTGGCagccaagaagaaaaatggtgAGGCCGTGAAACTCTTGTTAGAGCATGGCGCAAGTTTGACGGATCTGGTTGGAAATCGTTCAGTTAAGACAGCCATTAGGGACAATTTGCCTTACTTCGACATTTCGCAAGTCATTGTGAAAGAGAAAGTCCGTGAAAACACCCTCGACTATTTGCAGGAAATGTTGGAACGACGAGATCTGGCCTATTTCAAGGCAGTCCTCCATTTCCTTGATCCGTCCGAGGTCAGTCGACAAAGTGTCAAGGGTTTCACCATTCTTCAACGCGCCTGCATTGAGGGCTTGGATGATTACGTCCAAGTGTTATTGAGCGCTGGGGTGGGTTCGAATTTGGCTACGACCGAAAATAACTGGAGGCCAGTCCTCCTGGCGGCCGCCAGGGGGCATTATGATGTATTGGAGGTCTTCAAGAGGTTTAACCAAAAGGCCATGAATCGACAACCTTTGACCAATTTCGGTGTTTGGACAACGGACACTCGAGAAACGATCCTCcatctcatcctcaagaagTCATTTCGAAGGAACCTTCAAGGCATTTCTCCGACTCTCGACGAAATCAACCATTGGGATGATAAATACACAAAGTCTTTGGAAGTTCTGCTCGAAGATACGCCTCCCAGTCTACGTAGGCAATTGGAACTCGTCATCAACAAGAAGGATAAGATGGGCAATTCGCCCATTCATTACGCCGTCCAGTATTGGCCCCAAGACATTGTGAGACAACTAATGCAAGTCGGGGCTAACATCGGACAAAGAAATTGGCGAGGCGAGATTCCCCTGCATAAGATTGACCCCCAAACGTTGGCCAACTTTTTGGATGAAGACTGCGTGACATGTCCGGAGGGCAAAGATCCCACCACACACGATGACTTCTCTGTCACTTTCCATTATGACTTCCTAGCTCCTCCGATTCCTGAGGAGCACCTCGAGCAATGGGACGACGAGAAACAAATTGCCCTGGAGAAAGAAGCCTTGCCCGAAACGGACACCATATGGTTCATCAGCCAATCTCCCGCTCATCGACATCTGATCAAGCACCCCGTCATTACGTCGTTCTTGTGGCTGAAATGGCAAAGGATTCGTAGGTTCTTTAACCGGAACATGCGCTTCTACGCCTTCTTTGTGATCGCACTCACTTGGTACGTTTTCGCCCGATTCGGTGGCCACTCCCTTCAACTTCGCGGGCCCATTGGCTCTTCTAAATCAGAATTGGGGATCAACGGCAATTCCCCACCTCAGTTCTGCTCCGCCATTGGTTGGGCTGAGCGAAGTTATGGCGACTTTTGGTACATCTTGTTTGCCATTCACTGCGTGATCCAACTCATCTTGATCTCTCGAGACTGGACTCGCGATTTGCGGTGCTCGTCGTGCTCAAAATGGGTCCTCAGTGTTTTGAGCAGCTGGCCTGAGATCGTCATCGTGGGACTAATTATAGTCACACTTTGGATGTCGATTGGTGCTCTATGGCTTGTTCTTACTCTTCTTTTGGGCCTCTTGATTCTTCGGGAGAGTTTCCAAATGGCCTCTTCTATGAAACGCTACTTCTTGTGTCTAGAAAATTGGATCGAATTGAGTCTTATTACGTTGGTAGGCGTCATCATGTTCATCCCCGATTCAGTGATGAGCTCTCAAATGGAGGAAAGTTGCGACATCAAGCGACACATGGGTGCCGTGGCACTTCTTTTGGCATGGGCTGAGCTCATCACTATGGTTGGTCGCCATCCTCGACTGGCTCGCTACAACATCTTCGTGACAATGTTCtacaaagttttgaaaactttcttCTACTTCCTGACTTGGTACTCGTTTTTCTTGGTAGCCTTCGGTCTGGGCTTTTACATCATGCTTCATCAAGATACCAATCGTGAGTCTGGGACTTCGTCGGCCGAGCACGGAGATGAAGCATACGCTTTTTTCAACTCCCCTTGGTTGGCCTTGGTCAAAACATCCACCATGTTTGTCGgagaaattgaattctcaGACATTCCAATCAACCTTGAGGGCCCTTTGGCTCCTGTTGGCTATTTGTTTCTTTTAGCATTCGTGTTTTTGATCGTAGTCGTGCTCATGAACCTGCTGAACGGTTTGGCCGTCAGCGACACGGGTGCCATCCAAGAAGAAGCTGAGATCGTCGGCTACATCTCGAGAGTGGAGACGATTTCTTACGCAGAATCCATCCTCCTCGGGGATCCCTTTGACTTCTTATCTCAATGGGCTCCAATTTCATGGGTAGAGAAATGTCCGAGTGGAACGTTGATCCATTCCCTCTACAGCTCTTGTCCGGCTTTGAAGAGGCTGTCTCACAAGCTCACGGGTGCCACGGGGATTCTGCTATTCTTCTCCTACCTGACGACGAAAGAGGAGACATTTCCTCTACGGAAAAGGCCACAAGATTCTAGAGATGACGAGGCTGGCTGTCGATCAAGCTGTTGCCACCAAGAGGATGGTAATTACGAGGACGTTCTTAGCGCGGCTAGAAACATCCTCATTGAACGAGTCGGCCAGGCTTCATCGAGCAGGCAGAGTGACGATCCGATGGTTTGGAAGAAAATTCTAGATAAACAGGATCTTCTGGTTCGTCTGATCGAAAAACAGAGCGAGGAAGTCAAGCATCTCCGGAATTTGATCAAGTTAAGCGACACAACCGGCTCgaccttttga